AAACGGCCGATCACTGGGGTTTgcatcttgttgtttttgatgatgagaccAATAATGTTCAAGATTCTGTTGCAAAACATCTCCaatcgaaattgaaataacGCCGGTAACGGTGTTGGTAATTATTAGATATGGTCGtgaatataatttatttaccAGCCGTTTGGCAAAAAGATGAGCCATTTAAACGCAGATAaacaaattttaataaatttatttatgaataGTCTTATAAGCGCATTCTGAAATTTTAGTTTCGAAGATTAAATGGCTTGCAAGAATTTATAAATGTTTCCTTTATATCCATTTGGATTTGTTTATAATTTGCATTCAgctatattatattatagtTATTACtgttgttcaacaacaacgcgTTATTACCATTACGCCATCTAGAATCCCATTtttggaacatttttttcgaaattttacGAATAAATTATTCCAAGTTcatataatgaaattattttaacAATTCAGAATAATATGGctataaattttcaaacctGCTAtacttttattattcatcttGATCATGTCCGATGATAGTATCAATAAACGATCTTCAGGCAATAAACCATTCAGAGAATTTTCAAGATCAAATGTccgaaaatcatcaaaaacttCGTTAACCGAAATTCGTTTCAACAATCTTTCGAGACAAATACGAGCAAATACGAGaaaacaatcacaatcactGCTTAAACAATATGCTGAAATCCGGGAAGATGAGAGACATATTTCACAACAAAGTGGGAAATTCTTATCATTGTCCGATGATTCGTTCAAGACAGCCAAAACTAGCAACAATCCTAAACAAGTAATCGAAATCGATTCGAAAACACAAGCAGTACTTGATCGTAAAAATTATAGATTGCTGGAGAAACTAAGCCAAGGTTCATTTGGTGAAGTGTACAAAggtgaatttaaaattgatcatcGTTTAGTGGCCATCAAAATTTTGGACATAAGTAAGATGTCGATGAAATTTAAAGAACGTTATGTTGCACGAGAACTGAAAGCATTGATTGAATGTCGTCATCTTAACGTAGTGCAAATTTATGATATAATCCGTTCGAATAATCGTTTGTACATTTTTATGGAATATTGTAGTAATGGAACATTGACCatgtttataaaaaaattcggtgCCTGTTCAGAATCATTAGCACGAATATGGTTCCGACAACTAGTCGATGCTCTCCTTTATATTCATACCGAATTAAAAATGGCCCATCGTGACATTAAATTCGACAACGTTCTacttgatgaaaaattcaatgtcaaaTTGACAGATTTCGGCTTCGCCAAAGAATTGGCATGGAATGATAACAAACAGCAGTTAGAGTTAACGGCCACTATATGCGGCACCGAACCATTCATGTGTCCACAATTGGTTCAACGGAGACCATATAATCCTATGAAAGCTGATGTCTGGGCAATGGGAGTTTTGTTATTTGGTCTTCTCAATGGCCGATTTCCTTTTAATTGGGCGGACCCAAGTTTGATGTTGAAAGAGCAAACAAATTATCCTAAATTTATTCGATCGGTatcaaaa
This is a stretch of genomic DNA from Dermatophagoides farinae isolate YC_2012a chromosome 2, ASM2471394v1, whole genome shotgun sequence. It encodes these proteins:
- the LOC124498959 gene encoding testis-specific serine/threonine-protein kinase 3; the encoded protein is MSDDSINKRSSGNKPFREFSRSNVRKSSKTSLTEIRFNNLSRQIRANTRKQSQSLLKQYAEIREDERHISQQSGKFLSLSDDSFKTAKTSNNPKQVIEIDSKTQAVLDRKNYRLLEKLSQGSFGEVYKGEFKIDHRLVAIKILDISKMSMKFKERYVARELKALIECRHLNVVQIYDIIRSNNRLYIFMEYCSNGTLTMFIKKFGACSESLARIWFRQLVDALLYIHTELKMAHRDIKFDNVLLDEKFNVKLTDFGFAKELAWNDNKQQLELTATICGTEPFMCPQLVQRRPYNPMKADVWAMGVLLFGLLNGRFPFNWADPSLMLKEQTNYPKFIRSVSKNTISEEANDLIAKILDPDEQTRITVLEISKHLWLKSISNDDSRTLKTLISKMNPITKS